The Alphaproteobacteria bacterium genome contains the following window.
CGCCGAGCGAATATAGAGGCGCGAAAGCGCATCGGGATCGCGCTGGTATTGGTCCAGCAACTCGAGAATGACCTCGTATTGATCGAGGGAGGTGTAAATCGTCGATACCTGCTCCGAGCTGAATGCAGCACCCAGCGCATCTTCGACTTGTTGCGCGGTCACGCCGAGCGTTGTCGCCTTGTTGCGATCGACATTGACCACGAGTTGGGGACCGTTGTTTTGCATGTCGCTGTTGACATCGATGAAGCCCGGCTCCTTTCGCAGCGCCTCGATCAACGTATTGGCGGTCGAAAAGAGCTCAGGCAAGTCGATGTCCTGCAACACGTATTGATATTGGGCCTTCGTCAATTGCCCGCCGATGTTGAGACTCGGCGGATTTTGTATGTAGACCTTGAGTCCCGGAATTGATGAAAGCTTGCGGCGTAGCTCCTGCGCAATCTGGTCTGCATTAAGTTCGCGCTCGGCGCGCGGCTTGAGCCTCACGAAGATGGTGCCGGAGTTGACCGTCGGCCGCGGCCCGCCCGCACCGACGGATGACATGGCTCTCGCGACGTTGGGATCGGCGCGCACGATCTCGGCGGCCTTTTGCTGATTTCGCACCATGAAGTCGAAAGACGCGTCATCGGGCCCTTCGGTGAACGCGATCAGCTGGTCGGTATCCACGCTTGGCAGGAAGTCCTTCGGAATCTTGACGAACAGATAGCCGGTGGCGGCCAGCGTGGCGAAAAACACCACAATCATGAGCGGCTTCCAATCGAGACACCACTTGAGCGTCCGGCCGTAGCCGTCGATTGCCGCCTTGAATGCGCGTTCGGTGAGCTGAAAGAGCGCGTTGTGTTTCTCTGCGTCGTGCGCGTGGATGAATCGGCTGCACATCATGGGCGTCAGTGTCAGCGAAACAATGCCCGACACCGCAATCGCCGCACAGATCGTGACCGCGAACTCATGGAGGAGCCGCCCGACGATTCCGCCCATGAACAGCACGGGAATGAATACCGCCGCGAGGGAGATCGTCATCGACATGATCGTGAAGCCGATTTCCCTCGAACCCTTGAGGGCGGCCTCGAACGGGCGCTCGCCCCCCTCGATGTGCCGCACGATGTTCTCGAGCATGACAATTGCGTCATCGACGACGAAGCCGACCGAAAGGGTCAGCGCCAGGAGCGAGAGGTTGTCGAGGCTGTAGCCAAGCAGGAACATCACCGCGAAGGTGCCGATCACCGAGATCGGCAAGGCCAGAGACGGGATGATGGTGGCGGAAAGGTTCCGCAGGAACAGGAAGATCACCATCACGACGAGTGCGGCCGCGAGCAGCAGGGTGAACTGCACATCCTCGACCGAGGCGCGGATCGACTGAGAGCGGTCGTAGAGGACATTCAGATGGATCGCCGCCGGCAGATGCGCCTCGAAGGCCGGCAGAACGGCCATCAGCGCATCCACAACCGCAATCGTATTCGTGCCGGGCTGACGCTGGATGGCAAGGACCACGGCACGAGTGCCGTTGAACCAGCTCGCCACCTTCGTGTTCTCCACGCTGTCGATGACCCGGCCGAGGTCGCCGAAGCGGATTGGCGCGCCATTGCGGTACATGGCGATCTGATCCATGAACGCCGCAGCACTCAGCAGCTGGCCATTCGCCTGGATGGTCAGCGACTTGTTCGGCCCATCGATCGTACCGACAGGCTCATTGACGTTAGCGCTCTCGACGACCTTCAACACCTCGTCGAGCCCGATATTGCGCGAGGACAGCGCATCGGGATCGACCTGAACCCGGACGGCATATTTTTGCGAGCCGTAGACGTTCACTTGCGCCACCCCGCTTACCGTCGACAGACGCTGGGCGAGAATCGTCTCCGCATATTTGTCGACTTCGGAAAGCGGCAGCGTGGGCGAGCTGAGTGCCAGGTAAAGGATTGGAAAATCGGCCGGGTTCACCTTGCGGAAAGTGGGCGGGCTCGGCAAATTGGCCGGCAAGAGTTTCGCAGCACCCGTGATTGCCGCTTGCACGTCCTGGGCGGCCGCATCGATGTTGCGATCGAGTGCGAATTGCAGGGTTACTTTGGTCTGGCCGAGAGCGCTCGTCGAGTTCATCGAGTCGAGGCCGGCGATCGTCGAAAACTGGCCCTCGAGCGGGGTTGCCACCGAGGAAGCCATGGTTTCTGCACTCGCGCCCGGAAGCTGCACCGTCACCGAGATCGTCGGGAAATCGACCGTCGGGAGTTCGTTGACGGGTAGGCTGCGATAGGCCACGAGTCCGAACACGATGGCGCCCACCATGATCAATGTGGTCGCAATCGGCTTTCGGATGCAGGTCTCGGGAAGGTTCATGGCCGCCGCGCTGTCCCCTCAAGCAGCATTTCGGATTTCGACGGCCGCACCGGGGAAGAGCCGAAGCTGTCCGTCGGTCACGACTTGCTCGCCGGCCTCGAGCCCTTTTTGAATGACCGACTTGGCATCGACGGTCGGCCCAACTTCCACCGGACGTTGCTCGACCGTCTTGTCAGCCTTGACCACATACACATAGGTGCCCTTCTGGCCAGTCTGGACCGCTTGCGACGGCACAACAAGCGCGGCCGAGAGCGTTGCCAGGGTCATCTTGACCTGGACGAACTGTCCGGGCACCAGCCGATCGTCAAGATTGGGGAATGTCGCCTTGAGCTGAATGGTGCCGGTTGTGACATCGACCTGGTTATTGATGAAGGTTATTTCGCCTCGGGCCGGCGGGCCGGGATCGCCGGGGATTGTGACGTCGACGTAAAGCTTCCCGCTCGCCATCCGGCCTCTTACGTCCGCGATGCTCTGCTCGGGTATCGTGAAGGAGACATAGATCGGCCGAGTCTGGTTGATCATGACCAGGGCGACAGTGTCGTTTGCCTTCACGAGGTTGCCCACGTTGACGAGAATGTTGCCAGTGCGGCCGTCGATCGGCGAGCGGATCTGGCAATATTCGAGGCTGAGCTTGGCTTGGTCGATCGCGGCCTCGTCGGCCAGGACACTTGCGTGGGCGACATCGGCGGTTGCGCGTGCCTGCTCATATTGTTGCTGGGGTGCGAAATCCTTTTGGGCAAGTTCGGCGAAGCGCTTGAGATCGAGATCGGCGCGCAGGGCCTGAGCCTTGTCGCTCTCGAGGGTCGCTTGCGCCTTCTGAAGTGCCGCCTCGAAGGGACGCGGGTCGATTTGAAAGAGAAGATCGCCTTTATGGACGTATTGACCTTCCACGAACCCTGCTTTGAAGATCTGGCCGTCAACGAGCGATTTCACGGAGACAGTCGTATATTGCTGAACGCTTCCGACCGTCCCGAGCTGCACGGGCACTGCTTCCTGAGATACTTGTGCGACCATGACAGGGGCCGGAGGTGCGGTTCGCGTTGCGGACTGGGCGCTGTGCGCCGCCAACTTGGCCGGCGCGTAGACAAAATAATAATAATACCCGCCCGCGGCCAGGGCCGCAGCCATCATCCCGAATACGATAAACTTCCTCGCCTTCATCTCCTCGTTTTCCGCAGAAATGCAATGGTTCCGGACGGCGGCCTAATATATGCCAGGAACTCTTAAATCGGAATTGTAACTATTCCAGCCTGTTTCTCGGCGGCGCGCGTCCGGTTTTGGTACGCCTGAAGACGCGAAATCCGGCGCGCGTCAAGGATTTGCGACACTCCGCTCCATCCAGCCCCGTTCCCGCGGCGGATATCGCTGTGTCCGAGCATGGCCGCGGGCGCTCGAGCTTCTCGTATATGGTGCGCTACCCTAATTTCCCTAGTTGCCGCGTGCAGGTCTCTTTGTCTAGGCTCGACGCCTCTCGTCGCTGACACCACTGTCGGGGGCCAACCAGCCTGGGGGTGCACCATGACGCGGATGACGGGCGGTCAAGCGATCGTCGAAATGCTGCGACGTAATGGTGTCGACACCATCTTCGTGCTTCCCGGCGTGCAGAACGATGCCCTGTTTGCCGCCCTTTATGACGCCAGCGAGGCCGGTGGAAAAACAGCCCTTCGTGTCATACACACTCGCCACGAGCAGGCGGCCGCCTATATGGCGTTCGGCTATGCCCGCGCAAGCGGCAAGTGCGGCGCCTATGCCGTGGTTCCAGGGCCGGGCTTTCTCAATACGACGGCCGCGCTCGCAACGGCCTACGCAACCAACGCGCCCGTGCTGTGCATCTCGGGGCAGATTGCGTCTCGAATGATCGGGCGGGGCTACGGTCAGCTCCACGAGATTCCGGATCAGCTCGCCATCTTGCGCGGCCTCACCAAATGGGCGGCACACATTTATCATCCGACCGAAACCGGAATTGCGGTCGATGAGGCATTCCGACAGATGCAGACCGGTCGCCCTCGCCCGGTCGGGCTCGAGATGCCGCCCGACGTCATGGCGCTCGAAACCGAGGTGGTCCTGCCCGAGGGTTTCATCGCACCAGCGCCGGCCACACCCGATCCCGATTTGATCGAGAAGGCGGCGGAGCGTCTCGGCAACTCGAAGAACCCCCTTATCATGGTGGGTTCGGGTGCATCAGGGGCCGCCGAGGCGCTTCTTGCGGTGGCAAGCCTGATCGAAGCGCCGGTTTTCACCAGCTATGGCGGCAAGGGGATCGTGAGCGACCGCCATTATCTTTCGCAGAATGCATTCGCGGGCCATGAGCTCTGGGGAAAGGCGGACGTGGTCCTCGGGGTCGGCAGCCGCATGGCCCATCCGCTGATGCAATGGGGCGTCGACGAGGCCCTCGATTTGATCCGCATCGATATCGACCCAACGGAAATCGCACGAATCGTCGCCCCCAGCATTGGCATCGTGGCAGACGCGCGCGCAGCACTCACGGCACTCCACGACGCCCTGCTCCGGCATAATCGCAAGCGGCCATCCCGCGAAGCCGAGCTGACGGCACTCAAGAAAAAATCCCTCCAAGAGATCGGCAAGCTGTCGCCCCAATGCCAATACCTCATGGCGATACGGCGCGAACTGCCCGATGAGGGCGTGTTCGTCGACGAATTGACCCAGGTCGGCTATGTGGCGCGCCTGGCCTACCCCACCTATCGCCCGCGCACGTTTATTCATAGCGGCTATCAGGGGACACTCGGTTTCGGCTTTCCGACGGCGCTCGGCGCCAAGATTGCGCGTCCGGAGGCACCGGTGGTTTCGATTTCGGGCGACGGCGGCTTCCTCTATAACGCCCAAGAGCTCGCCAGCGCGGCACTGCACGGCATCGACATCGTGGCGATTGTTTTCGTGGACGGCGCATTCGGAAACGTGCGGCGCATCCAGAAAGAGGATTACGGCAATCGCTTGATTGCGGTCGAGCTGCGCAATCCGGATTTCGCTCGGATGGCCGAAAGCTACGGTGTCGCGGGGATAAGCGCCTCGGGACCCGAGGGCTTGCAGCGCGAACTCAACGCCGCCCTCAAGCGACGGGGCCCGACGTTGATCGAGGTCAAAGTGGGCGAGATGCCGGATCCTTGGCCCGTGATCCTACGCCCGCGCGTTCGCGGCAAATGAAGCCAGGCAATCTCCGGCGCGCAGGCAACAAGGCGCGATAACTCAATTCGAACCGGCCATCATTTGAATCTCAACCCTGCGACACCAAAAAACGAACATCCCCATGAAGCTGTTCGGGAGTGCTGTTTCGAGCCGTTCCCAGCACGCAAGGTCTAGCATCCGGGGATCGTCGGGAAATCGTTCCCGATAGGTGCACGCCAAGGCGGGAGAAAGTTCGAAACCGAGGAATTCGAGGCCGAGCTCGGCGAGTGCGCGCGCAATGCCGAGTGGGGTGAAGCGATGCTCGCACGCATGAAACAAGAGATCGCGGCATGCACTCAAATTGTAGAAGTCGGAAAAGCTTTCCACACCGTCGAGGGCCGGCTCCTCGCCATCGACGACGCGCGCGCGCAATGCGCGGATGCCGTCAGGGGTCGCGGACAGGCCAAGTTCGTGGGCGCGCCGGCGCGCATTGACGATCGAACGTCGCGCCCGTTCGCTATAAAGCCCGATTCGCATGACGCCCTCTGGGCGCAGCCAGTCGAGGAGCGCGCGCCATCCTGCGAGCGGGGACGCCATATGGTGCAACACGCCGACGCTCTCGATGACATCGAAGCTGCGATCGAGCGCTTCGATTTCAAGGATATCGCCTTGAATGAAGCGCACGCGGTCGATGCCGAGTTTTCGGGCCATACGGACCGCATATGCGAGGCTCGTCCGGCTGAGATCGACAGCCACGATTT
Protein-coding sequences here:
- a CDS encoding thiamine pyrophosphate-dependent enzyme; amino-acid sequence: MTRMTGGQAIVEMLRRNGVDTIFVLPGVQNDALFAALYDASEAGGKTALRVIHTRHEQAAAYMAFGYARASGKCGAYAVVPGPGFLNTTAALATAYATNAPVLCISGQIASRMIGRGYGQLHEIPDQLAILRGLTKWAAHIYHPTETGIAVDEAFRQMQTGRPRPVGLEMPPDVMALETEVVLPEGFIAPAPATPDPDLIEKAAERLGNSKNPLIMVGSGASGAAEALLAVASLIEAPVFTSYGGKGIVSDRHYLSQNAFAGHELWGKADVVLGVGSRMAHPLMQWGVDEALDLIRIDIDPTEIARIVAPSIGIVADARAALTALHDALLRHNRKRPSREAELTALKKKSLQEIGKLSPQCQYLMAIRRELPDEGVFVDELTQVGYVARLAYPTYRPRTFIHSGYQGTLGFGFPTALGAKIARPEAPVVSISGDGGFLYNAQELASAALHGIDIVAIVFVDGAFGNVRRIQKEDYGNRLIAVELRNPDFARMAESYGVAGISASGPEGLQRELNAALKRRGPTLIEVKVGEMPDPWPVILRPRVRGK
- a CDS encoding efflux RND transporter permease subunit: MNLPETCIRKPIATTLIMVGAIVFGLVAYRSLPVNELPTVDFPTISVTVQLPGASAETMASSVATPLEGQFSTIAGLDSMNSTSALGQTKVTLQFALDRNIDAAAQDVQAAITGAAKLLPANLPSPPTFRKVNPADFPILYLALSSPTLPLSEVDKYAETILAQRLSTVSGVAQVNVYGSQKYAVRVQVDPDALSSRNIGLDEVLKVVESANVNEPVGTIDGPNKSLTIQANGQLLSAAAFMDQIAMYRNGAPIRFGDLGRVIDSVENTKVASWFNGTRAVVLAIQRQPGTNTIAVVDALMAVLPAFEAHLPAAIHLNVLYDRSQSIRASVEDVQFTLLLAAALVVMVIFLFLRNLSATIIPSLALPISVIGTFAVMFLLGYSLDNLSLLALTLSVGFVVDDAIVMLENIVRHIEGGERPFEAALKGSREIGFTIMSMTISLAAVFIPVLFMGGIVGRLLHEFAVTICAAIAVSGIVSLTLTPMMCSRFIHAHDAEKHNALFQLTERAFKAAIDGYGRTLKWCLDWKPLMIVVFFATLAATGYLFVKIPKDFLPSVDTDQLIAFTEGPDDASFDFMVRNQQKAAEIVRADPNVARAMSSVGAGGPRPTVNSGTIFVRLKPRAERELNADQIAQELRRKLSSIPGLKVYIQNPPSLNIGGQLTKAQYQYVLQDIDLPELFSTANTLIEALRKEPGFIDVNSDMQNNGPQLVVNVDRNKATTLGVTAQQVEDALGAAFSSEQVSTIYTSLDQYEVILELLDQYQRDPDALSRLYIRSANGPLIPLNTVASIGRGVGPLTINHLGQLPSVTVSFNLAPNFSLGAAVQRIRAIERQINIPAAMSTTFQGTAQAFQSSLQGLGILLLMAVVVVYIVLGVLYESFIHPLTILSGLPSAAVGALLTLMLFNVTLSLYAFVGIIMLVGIVKKNAIMMIDFALERQRQEGMTPLEAIYQASLIRFRPIMMTTMAALMGTLPIALGFGAGSEARRPLGLAVVGGLMVSQLLTLYLTPVIYIYLDRLQNLSFGRRRTVAPTAEEVPVTPESLGVDTVNFPEVRDEPEPRKIAR
- a CDS encoding efflux RND transporter periplasmic adaptor subunit is translated as MKARKFIVFGMMAAALAAGGYYYYFVYAPAKLAAHSAQSATRTAPPAPVMVAQVSQEAVPVQLGTVGSVQQYTTVSVKSLVDGQIFKAGFVEGQYVHKGDLLFQIDPRPFEAALQKAQATLESDKAQALRADLDLKRFAELAQKDFAPQQQYEQARATADVAHASVLADEAAIDQAKLSLEYCQIRSPIDGRTGNILVNVGNLVKANDTVALVMINQTRPIYVSFTIPEQSIADVRGRMASGKLYVDVTIPGDPGPPARGEITFINNQVDVTTGTIQLKATFPNLDDRLVPGQFVQVKMTLATLSAALVVPSQAVQTGQKGTYVYVVKADKTVEQRPVEVGPTVDAKSVIQKGLEAGEQVVTDGQLRLFPGAAVEIRNAA